Genomic DNA from Thermodesulfovibrionales bacterium:
ATCATCTTCTCAGGAGGGCACCCTGCCTCGTGAATCTTTTGGCTTTAAGAGAAAGGGTCATATGTTTTTCAGGAGAGTTAGCAACTCCCCGGCATTCGCGGGCGCATAGCCGGATGCGTCATTGTTGAAGTAGATGAATACGTCCTTCCCCTGCTTGAGATACTTTCGTATTCGAGCGGCGTCGCCCTTCAGTTGTTCACGGGTATAGCTCGAAGCGTAGTTGCCGCCCACACCATGTCTCCTCATGTACACGAAATTCGCGGGTACCGGAAGCTCATCGAGGAAAGGAGGCCAATCGGCCATACAGAGGGAAGCCTTTCCCTTCTCGATGAGTGAGATGACCTTCTTTGTGATCCATGTCTCCTCCCTGAACTCGAAGGCACTTCTCACGTCGTGGGGCTTGAGGAGTTCAAGGAAGTCTGCGAGTCTTGGTGGGTCAACGCGGAGACCGGGCGGCAACTGCCAGAGAATGACGCCGAGTTTATCGCGCAGTGCCGACACCCGTGAGAAAAAGACATTCAGAGGTTCTTCACAGGCCTTCAGCTTCTTCACGTGCGTGATGAAGCGGCTGCCCTTGACCGAAAAGAGAAAACCGGGAGGGGTCTCGGAATACCACCGTGTGAACGTCTCCTTTTCGGGGAGTCGGTAA
This window encodes:
- a CDS encoding DUF72 domain-containing protein, with amino-acid sequence MPTLNIGCSGFSYDDWKGIFYPEHLQKKRWLEYYAEKFSTVELNVTFYRLPEKETFTRWYSETPPGFLFSVKGSRFITHVKKLKACEEPLNVFFSRVSALRDKLGVILWQLPPGLRVDPPRLADFLELLKPHDVRSAFEFREETWITKKVISLIEKGKASLCMADWPPFLDELPVPANFVYMRRHGVGGNYASSYTREQLKGDAARIRKYLKQGKDVFIYFNNDASGYAPANAGELLTLLKNI